The Achromobacter deleyi region GCAGGCCGGCGCGGGCCGCGGGGGTGTCGGCCGCGGGCTGGGCAATGACAGCCACCGGCTCTTCGGTGCCAGCCATGTTCAGCCCGGCATACAGGAAGACGGCAAGAATCAGGTTGAAAATGGGGCCGGCGGCAACGATGGCGATGCGCTGGCCGACGGGCTTGCTGTTGAACGCGCCAGCGACTTCAGCCGGGCTGGCGCCAGCCGGGGGATCGTCCTGCATCTTGACGTAGCCGCCCAGCGGCAGGGCGGAAACCGCCCATTCGGTCCCGTGCCGGTCGGTGCGGCGCAGGATGACCTTGCCGAACCCCACCGAGAAGCGCAGTACTTTCACGCCACACAGGCGGGCGACCCAATAATGTCCCAGCTCATGGAAAATAATCAGTGAGCCAAGCGCAACCGCAAAGGCCAGCAGGGTGAAAAGCATGGGGGTCGGGATCTAGGAAATCAAATCTGAAGAATCAGAAACAGGCGCGGCCAGCCATCAGGCCAGCCCCAGGCTACCCGCAAAGCTGCGCGCATCGGCGTCAAGTGCGAGTATGTCGTCAAGACTGTTGAGGGTAACAGATGCCTGCCGCCCCTGCCACTCCAGGGCGGCCTCGATCACCCGCGGAATCCAGGTATAGGGCAGCCGTCCGTCCAGGAAGGCCTCGACCGCGACCTCGTTGGCGGCGTTCAACGCCACGCAGGCGCCCTGCCCCGCGCGCAGCGCCGCGAACGAGAGCGCCAGGCAGGGAAAGCGGGACAGATCAGGTTTTTCGAAATCCAGCCGCCCCAGGCGCGTGAGGTCCAGGGGGCCCACGCCGCTCTCGAGGCGTTCGGGAAAGCCCAGGCCATAGGCGATCGGGGTGCGCATATCGGGCTGGCCCAACTGCGCGAGCACGGATCCGTCGTCATACTCGACCATGGAATGCACCACGCTTTGCGGATGCACCACGACCTCGATGCGATCGGCGGGCATGGCGAACAGCCAATGCGCCTCGATCACCTCCAGCCCCTTGTTGAGCATGGTGGCGGAGTCCACCGAAATCTTGCGGCCCATGCTCCAGTTGGGATGGGCGCAGGCCTGGGCCGGGGTAACCCCGTGCAGGTCTTCCAGATCGCGGCCCCGGAACGGGCCGCCGGACGCGGTCAGCAACAGGCGGCGCACGCCGCGGGCCGGCGTTTCGGGCGCCAAGGCGCGCCCGCCTTGCGGCAGGCACTGGAAAATAGCGTTG contains the following coding sequences:
- a CDS encoding 1-deoxy-D-xylulose-5-phosphate reductoisomerase; this translates as MTAFQRVVVLGSTGSVGESTLDVIARHPERLAVYALSAYTQMKRLAEQALASRAAVVVVPDAAARQKFVDAWTGVQPMPEIRVGAQALADTAADPQCDSVMASIVGAAGLPAALAAARAGKRVLLANKEALVAAGSLFMQAIRDNGAELLPIDSEHNAIFQCLPQGGRALAPETPARGVRRLLLTASGGPFRGRDLEDLHGVTPAQACAHPNWSMGRKISVDSATMLNKGLEVIEAHWLFAMPADRIEVVVHPQSVVHSMVEYDDGSVLAQLGQPDMRTPIAYGLGFPERLESGVGPLDLTRLGRLDFEKPDLSRFPCLALSFAALRAGQGACVALNAANEVAVEAFLDGRLPYTWIPRVIEAALEWQGRQASVTLNSLDDILALDADARSFAGSLGLA